The Lepeophtheirus salmonis chromosome 1, UVic_Lsal_1.4, whole genome shotgun sequence genome has a segment encoding these proteins:
- the LOC121132310 gene encoding uncharacterized protein isoform X1 has protein sequence MKSAILISFLSLQIVQVLSDSLSRVRRSDVVRCGISESICKWTCRIGGHSSGFCSPGPDGGSDCICSDEDLDKYLCGGDVDPDIAGYTCAGFCQAKGKQSGNCNSVLNECICTSETLEFDHINCISNEVCSVYCQYKEKKPHGRCEGINKWECKCFSNTGLGDIID, from the exons ATGAAAAGTGCaattcttatttcatttttatccctACAAATTGTTCAAG TCCTCTCGGACTCTCTATCAAGAGTTCGAAGAAGTGACGTAGTACGATGTGGAATATCCGAGTCCATATGCAAATGGACATGTCGAATTGGAGGTCACTCGAGTGGCTTTTGCTCACCAGGACCCGATGGTGGAAGTGACTGCATTTGTTCAGATGAGGATTTAGATAAGTACTTATGTGGTGGAGATGTAGATCCAGATATTGCTGGCTATACTTGTGCTGGATTTTGTCAGGCTAAAGGAAAACAATCGg GAAACTGCAATAGTGTTTTAAACGAATGCATTTGTACGTCCGAGACATTGGAATTCGATCATATTAACTGCATTAGTAATGAAGTTTGCTCCGTTTACTGTCAGTATAAGGAGAAAAAACCTCATGGACGATGCGAAGGGATTAACAAATGGGAATGTAAATGCTTTTCAAATACTGGTCTTGGAGACATTATCGACTAA
- the LOC121132310 gene encoding uncharacterized protein isoform X2, with product MEKQKDLRRENIVLSDSLSRVRRSDVVRCGISESICKWTCRIGGHSSGFCSPGPDGGSDCICSDEDLDKYLCGGDVDPDIAGYTCAGFCQAKGKQSGNCNSVLNECICTSETLEFDHINCISNEVCSVYCQYKEKKPHGRCEGINKWECKCFSNTGLGDIID from the exons TCCTCTCGGACTCTCTATCAAGAGTTCGAAGAAGTGACGTAGTACGATGTGGAATATCCGAGTCCATATGCAAATGGACATGTCGAATTGGAGGTCACTCGAGTGGCTTTTGCTCACCAGGACCCGATGGTGGAAGTGACTGCATTTGTTCAGATGAGGATTTAGATAAGTACTTATGTGGTGGAGATGTAGATCCAGATATTGCTGGCTATACTTGTGCTGGATTTTGTCAGGCTAAAGGAAAACAATCGg GAAACTGCAATAGTGTTTTAAACGAATGCATTTGTACGTCCGAGACATTGGAATTCGATCATATTAACTGCATTAGTAATGAAGTTTGCTCCGTTTACTGTCAGTATAAGGAGAAAAAACCTCATGGACGATGCGAAGGGATTAACAAATGGGAATGTAAATGCTTTTCAAATACTGGTCTTGGAGACATTATCGACTAA